CTATATCGTGATGCGCCTGGAAAAACAAACCCACGACAACATGACTTATAAGAATTTGGGAAGATTCCATTCTTCCATCATGCCCTCTTTCACCGAATCGTCATTAGGCGGTGGAAGATATAAAAACGACCAGCTCGCGATCAATTTTTACAAACAAGTCTACACCGACGGAAACGAACCCTACGACGAAGAATCCACCGCGGGAATCGCAAAGATCTATTACAATCGAAGGGAGTTTGGAAAAGCCGCCTCTTTCTACAATAAGATCGTGGAAATCGATCCTTCGAGTCCGGTCGGTCAAGGCGGCCTACTCTCGACTTACATCGAGATGTGGAAGGAAGACGGAAATCCTCAGTTTGTGATCAACCATCACAGACAGATCAAAAACAACTTGGACATCGAAAAAAAGCTCTCTCTCTACGTACTTTCCAAACTCGCTTCTTTTTATACGGATTTGAACAAGAAAGAATTAAGAATTCGTTATAATATCAATCCGGTCGATCAGGTTTCCGGAATGGAAGTCAACGACAACGCGCTCGAAATTCTCGATCTGATCTATCACAAAACCGAAGAGGATTCCATAACGGGAGTCGAAAGAGATGGAGCGGACTACGCCGAAGGTTATTATCAAAGAGGAAGATATTTCGCCTCCATCAAGGAATCGATCCAAGCCAGAAGATTTTTTGAAAAGGCCGCGACCTTGGATCCCGCGCATTATTTGGCCGCGACGGAACTCGCCGAGAACGCGATCCGACTCGCGAACTTTGGAGAAGCTGACAAATTGTTAAACGAAGCGATCCAACGTTTTGAAAACTACAAACAAGGTTACGGCGCGAGAGAAGAAGACGAAACCTTGATCCAAGGAAATGCCGGAAGAATCTATTTCGATAAGGCGAGAATCCAATATCTCTCAGCCGCGGGAATCACCGAAAAAGATAAGATCACCGAATTCCCGGGAAGAAAGATCTATCCTTTCCGTGCGAGAACGGCAATGGATTCGGTTGCGAAAACAAGATCGATGGAACTCAAGAATTCTTTGGAAGGGTTTTCCAAAGCGGAATCCGTTCAGACGGATGAAAACGAATTCACACTCATTCGTAGATGGAGAACCCCTCTTCCTGCCGGAATCCAAAGAGAACTTCGTTATTTCAAAGGTTGGGTGGATTATATGAGCGGGGATTTCGCGGCTTCGTTAAACGAATGGTCCGGCTTTGAGGACGAAGACGAATACAATCATTCCACACTTCTGATGGGAAAGGCGAACGCATTTTATTATACCGGTCAATACAAAGCAAGCCTCGGGAATTATCTCAAGGTCCAAGACGACATGGAAGAGAAACTTCTGAACATGGGACTTCCGAAACCGGATGATCCGTATCACCAAGAAGTGTATCAAACCCTCGTGGCCGCTTATAACAACATAGGCGCCGTATATGAAAAACAAGGAAACACTGCCGAAGCACTAAAACATTATTGGAAAGCGATTGAAACCGCAAGAAAGATCAACGAGGTTTCCGAAATCGCGATGTCCAATAAAGATCTTATGTTCAAAAAGGAAGCCATCGGACAAGACCCTCTTCTCGAAGACTGGCTTTCTCCCACGCTGGATAGCGTTAAAAAACTAGTCCGAGAATAAAGTAAAAGCGCGCAGTAAACCGAACACGGCTCCCGTTTCGAGGTGAATTTAAATTCTTCTTTCGATCTTTTGGATCCAGATAAGAATTCGGTTCTCCTTTTAGACCGGAAACCTTCCGTTCGCGATTCTTCGACCTCTTAAAAATCTATGGTGGTGCCGATGTAAATTCGGATTTCGGCGTAAATCTCCTAAAAAGTCCATTAAGGATTGAGAATATTCAACTTTGACTGAATATCCAATTTTTCGCGAAGATTTTTGAGAAGGGTTTGAAAACGAATCGTATCGCCCGGAGAAAAAAGTTGATTGCTCGTCTTCTCTCGCGAGGAAAAGCTAAAGGTAATTTCCTTTGCTTGGAAGATCCGATCCGCAACGTCCGTCGGAATCGCAGAAGAAATTCTCATAGAATCGGAATAATCGGTACCGACCTTTCTCAGATTGTACCAGACCCCGTCCAATTTTAGGGAAACTCCGATTGGGAAGCTGACCTCAAACGAACTGAGATAATAATCGAGGAAGATAGATTTCTCCCCGCCTGCATTCTTATAAACGCCTCGGAAGTTCATCGACTTGGTATCACCTTGAGAGCAAATGAGATGAATTCCCGGACAAAGAGGAGCGGAATGAAAGAGAACTTGCTCTAAGGAAGGCTCCGGCGTTTGGATTACGGAGGTCGAAGAGCAGGAAATTCCGGTTAACAAAGCGGCGCAGAAAATGAGAGAAGAAATTTGAGTCTTCAAATGGACCCCCGAGGAATTTTTCCCCAGTTTTTACCAAGAGCCGTGTTTTGAAAGAAAATTCCGAACGAATTCTAAAGTCCGGATCTCTCAAACCCTTTGGAACGCACGAACCCCAATCCAACTCAAACGCGCCTCTAAATCGTTTGCGTTGGATGGAATCTGAATTTGTCGACACAACGGAAAAAACCTTTCGTCTGCGTAGGAACTTTCTTCGTTTTCCCATTCTCGGTCGCGAAGGTCCCGTGTTCTTGGACGGTTGGGTGAAATCCTAGAAAAACCTCGCCAGCGTTTCTTGATGATCCGATTCTACTTTTCCGCGGAAATAGACTCAAAGGTAGGAACTCTTACGAAAAAAATCGACTGGATTCTTCGAAATTGAAAAGAGGGTTTTCCCTTGTAGACTACGTGCTGTTCGCCAGAAGAGCGCGAAACCCAAAAATATTTTCCCAACTCGGGTGAGGAAAAATTCAATTTTCAGAGAAGCGCACCCTTGAAACCCTGGTAGGTACTTATGATTTCATTTCCAAAAGATAAGATCAACGTCCTTCTTCTCGAAAACGTCCACCAGGACGCTTTCAATATGTTCAAAAATGACGGCTTCAACGTCCGTCTTCTCCCGGCGGCCTACTCGGAAAAAGAACTCTTAAATGAAATCGAAAACATCCACGTCCTCGGAATTCGAAGTAAGACCAATGTGACTGCCCCGGTTCTTGAAAAAGCGAAACGTCTTCTTACGATCGGCTGTTTTTGTATCGGAACCAATCAGGTCGACCTGAACGGAGCGGAAAAAAAAGGAATTCCAGTTTTTAACGCACCGTATTCCAACACGAGATCCGTAGCGGAACTCGTGATCTCGGAAGTGATCATGCTCGCAAGAAGAGTTCCTGACCATATTCGCAACACGCATTCCGGGATCTGGAATAAGATCTCAAAAAATTGTTTCGAAGTTCGGGGCAAAACCTTAGGAATCGTAGGTTACGGACATATCGGAAGCCAGGTTTCCGTTCTTGCGGAAGCGATGGGAATGAAAGTGATCTACTTCGACATTCAGACGGTTCTTCCTCTCGGAAACGCGATGCCCGCTACAAGTTATCAGGAACTTCTGAGAGACTCCGACTTTATTTCCTTTCATGTCCCCGAAACAAAAGAGACGACCAATCTCTACGGAAAAAAGGAAATCGAAATCACGAAGAAAGGCGCCTACATGATCAACCTTTCTCGAGGAAAAGTTGTCGACCTGGAAGCCCTCGCAGAAGCGATCAAAGTCGGGCATATCGCAGGAGCGGGAATCGACGTTTTCCCGGAAGAACCCGAATCCAACAACGATCCATTCCTAACACCGATGCAAAATTTGCCGAACGTGATCTTAACACCGCATATCGGAGGAAGCACAGAAGAAGCACAAAGAAATATCGGATCCGAAGTGGCAAGTAAACTCGTAAAATTCGTAAACAACGGATCTACGACATTCTCCGTAAATTTTCCCAATCTTGAAATTACGCCTCTCCCTTCCGGTCAGTATAGAATCTTAAACGTTCACAAAAACCAGCCTGGCTTTTTAAAGGATATCAACTCCATGGTTTCCGAAATCGGCGCCAATATCAGCTCTCAGCACTTAGGTACCAGTGCGGAAATCGGATATCTTTCTATGGTAATCGATAAAAGCGTCGGAGACGAACTCAAAGAAAAAATCGAAAAACACCCTTTTTCGATCAAAACTCGGATTCTTTATTGAACAAACTGCCTTACGTAAAAGCAATTTGCCAAAAAGGAAATATAATGGAAATGTAATATAAAATTCATAGTTCTTAAGAAAGAATTTTTTGAATTTTACTTGATTTCATAAGTGGGAATTCTCTATGATTGTGCTATGCACTATAACAGAATTCCCAACACAATCACCGTTTATCTGAGCGAACTGCCCGATCAGAGTCTTCGGCTCGCTGAGAATATTCTGAAAGGTCTGCTCCATAGAACCGATTCTCCCGTCGAACCGGGTACGATTTTAGAGCTCAAGTTAGGAACGATCAGTCTTTCCGGCGCGATTCAGATTCCAGTCAAGGTCATCCGTTGCGAAAAAATCTCGGGTTCGGAATACGATCTCTATTTAAATTATACGGAAAGAGATTTTAATAAGGTTCAAGAAATCGAGGATTTGATTCGAGATCTTTCCTAATGGAAGTATCAAAGAACGAATCCTTTTGACAAAGAAAGCGTTCCGGTTCTGAATTGACGGTTCTTGATTGATTTCCAAAGAGAATTCGTCGCGAAGGATGGTTCATTTGAAACGACCTTGGATGGAGCGCTTCCGATTGGAATCCATCTCACCTAAAATCATAAATCTCTTTTTCAGAAATCCGAGATTCGATTTTTTCGTATCGTACTTTCTTTTCTTCCGATTCTACTTTTTGTAAGAGTTCCTACCGACCGATTCTTTTTTCATCCCATAAGAACATTGGATCACGTCCCTTCTCAAATCCGGTCTTCCTATGAATGTGAATCATCGAATCGCAAATCGACAATTCATTGTTCCTTTGTAGATTCCGTTGAGCTGGAATCATCGAACTGCAAATCGAAAATCCGTTTTTCCTTTGTAGATTCTGTTGAGCTGGAATCGGCGAATTGCGGAACGACAATTCATTTTTCCTTTGTAGATTCTGTTGAGCTGGAATCAGCGAATTGCGGAACGACAATCTATTCTTCCTTTAGACTGGAATCGTCGTGATCTCCTTCTTTCGATCAATACGATTCTTTCATTCCCGGGACGAGATCCCAATTCGAAATCTTCTATCTATTGATTGTACATTATATTTTTTGAATATATTTCAAAACAATACGTTTTTCGTAATCCGTATTGAAAAATAACCAATCCTACGATTCGGAGCAAACTGGGAAATCAATCCTTCACTTCGAATCATTGATTTGAACCTTTCCCTAAACAAACATTCCACAGGTCCTGTCAAAGAAGTTCTCTGGCTCCATGTGACTCTTTTATAAAACCAAATTCTTAAAGAAAAAAGAACATTTAGAAAATCCATAAAAGTCGATTCGAATATACCACCTAACATTGAATAGACTCTTTCCTTTGACTTCTCTCTTGGATTTATTAATTTGATATCAAAATTATAAAAACTGAATCAATGGACTGATTTTGCCAGTCCGCATTGACAAAACTTTGATTCTTCGATACGTTAACAACTAACATGAACCCTTTTCAATCCATGCCGGACGTAAACTCTCCGGATTTTATTCCTTATTTTCAGAGTCAGGATCGATTTTCTCGAAAACTCGGTTATAAAGCGTTTCAAGCGAGTCCAGGAAAAAGCGAATACGAAATCGAAGTGGATGAGACATTTCACAATCCTGTCCATATCGTACACGGAGCCGCTCTTTTTGCCGCGATGGATAGTTCAGCAGGTGCGGCGATGGCCGGTTGGATCAAATCGTCCGGAAGAAAGTGTAAATTTATGGCGACCGGTACGGCAGAAATTAAATATCGAAAGAGTGTAACTTCCGGAAAAATTCGCATCTACAGCGAAATCACCGAACAAAAACGGGCAACGGTCCGTTTGATCTCTCGATCCATAGATCAAGACGGAGACTTAGTTGCCGAACTTTTTTCGATTTGGGTCGTAAAGTTCGAAAACGATTCGTCCATTCCGTTTTGACAGAGATAGTATACGAGGGAGGCTTTTGAATCACCTCCAGTTTTTCAACGATTTAGAATTTTATGATATTCTAAGCTACAAAAAATTCTGCTCTGCTAATACTCGCGAGCTCCACGGCGCTCGTTAGATTTTTTGTAGGAAAATAAACGATCTGCTCTCCGACCAATTTACGATTTCGATCCAATTCCACGCGAGACCCGTCTTTTAGATGCAGGACGATATCGATCCCGCGATAGTTGATGTATCTTTCTAACTGACTCTTAAACTTTGCCGCTTGCTCTTGCATGGAAACTTCCTTAAAAATTGTTGAAAGGATGTTCTAGGACTGGGCGGAAAGTACAAGCTTTTTTTATCAAAGAGACAGAATTTTTTTATTCCGCACTTGGAAAAATCGTTTCCAGGAGCGTCCAACTCGTTCCGAAATCTGTGGAAACGTAATGACGCATCGTATCCCCTTCCACGTTATTAAACGTATGAAGTTTCTCTCCGTTCGCCATCGTCACGAAATGCGCGAATGCCGCCGTATTGCTCGGACCGGTGTCTTGAGGATAGAACGCTTCTCGAATAGGGAAATTACTTTGATTTATCTGAACCCAATTGACTCCGAAGTCCGTCGTTCTGTATAGGAAATGCTTATTGATTCCGGAACTGTCCGTCGCGATGAAAGAAAGGTAAGATCCATTGTTTCCGCGTACGGCATAAATCACATCCGTATCCCGAATGCCGGGAGCGCTCAATACCTGTTGATTGGAAGTTCCGGGAGAAGTTAAAGCTCCGAACGAAGTGATATCTCCGGGAGTTGAGGTGATTCGCACCGAATCGTTCGTATGTTCTACGTAATGCGAGAGAGTGAGATCGGGTTCGAAGTAAAAATTAAGATTCCCTAAGAACGTATTAAACGGAGCCCCCTGATAGTTGGAAACCAAGGAGACAGGAAGGGCTCCAAACGCGGCGACGGTCCCACTTGTTGAATTGAAGTTAAAGTTAGAGGCGGTAATCGAATCCAGACAATTTCCCGAACTTCCGTTTCGAACAACGAAAGAACATTTCGTATTGATCGGAGCTGAGATCGTGAGTCGATTCGAAAAATCGCTGTCCATGTTGTAACAGGTCGTCGAGCTCGCGCTGATCGGCTGTTCGCAAAAAACGATTTTTTCCGCGGCGCCGACGTTATAACTTCCGATTCCCACGATCATCTCCCCGGGTATAACGGGCGAAAATTTGGT
This window of the Leptospira stimsonii genome carries:
- the serA gene encoding phosphoglycerate dehydrogenase, coding for MISFPKDKINVLLLENVHQDAFNMFKNDGFNVRLLPAAYSEKELLNEIENIHVLGIRSKTNVTAPVLEKAKRLLTIGCFCIGTNQVDLNGAEKKGIPVFNAPYSNTRSVAELVISEVIMLARRVPDHIRNTHSGIWNKISKNCFEVRGKTLGIVGYGHIGSQVSVLAEAMGMKVIYFDIQTVLPLGNAMPATSYQELLRDSDFISFHVPETKETTNLYGKKEIEITKKGAYMINLSRGKVVDLEALAEAIKVGHIAGAGIDVFPEEPESNNDPFLTPMQNLPNVILTPHIGGSTEEAQRNIGSEVASKLVKFVNNGSTTFSVNFPNLEITPLPSGQYRILNVHKNQPGFLKDINSMVSEIGANISSQHLGTSAEIGYLSMVIDKSVGDELKEKIEKHPFSIKTRILY
- a CDS encoding PilZ domain-containing protein, with amino-acid sequence MHYNRIPNTITVYLSELPDQSLRLAENILKGLLHRTDSPVEPGTILELKLGTISLSGAIQIPVKVIRCEKISGSEYDLYLNYTERDFNKVQEIEDLIRDLS
- a CDS encoding PaaI family thioesterase; translation: MPDVNSPDFIPYFQSQDRFSRKLGYKAFQASPGKSEYEIEVDETFHNPVHIVHGAALFAAMDSSAGAAMAGWIKSSGRKCKFMATGTAEIKYRKSVTSGKIRIYSEITEQKRATVRLISRSIDQDGDLVAELFSIWVVKFENDSSIPF
- a CDS encoding LIC11996 family lipoprotein, translated to MQRFILILLILLQSQCYKFEENALDPNGTIGIIRTLLGVNLFGYTDFMLNKYQAFQRADIDTYISYSRRTFDGTDDPRNRVDLFIARENSTAVIPTNVPMVGDQLANLIGYGYIPGNLSNKYMFFFEVLNTLTSPDYYYWVGSTLPSAGSRMTFTKFSPVIPGEMIVGIGSYNVGAAEKIVFCEQPISASSTTCYNMDSDFSNRLTISAPINTKCSFVVRNGSSGNCLDSITASNFNFNSTSGTVAAFGALPVSLVSNYQGAPFNTFLGNLNFYFEPDLTLSHYVEHTNDSVRITSTPGDITSFGALTSPGTSNQQVLSAPGIRDTDVIYAVRGNNGSYLSFIATDSSGINKHFLYRTTDFGVNWVQINQSNFPIREAFYPQDTGPSNTAAFAHFVTMANGEKLHTFNNVEGDTMRHYVSTDFGTSWTLLETIFPSAE